The window CAGTTTTGAGGGAAGTGCTGGCAGGGCAGTGGGAATGGGTGGCTGATTTGCTTGCAGTCAAAACTGCCAGATGGTGATAAACGACTTGTCACCCCAGCAGCTGCTGAAGAAGCCTTTCATCCCATCTGTTTGAGGCTGCATTTCATTGCTGGACTGACCCCTGGTACCATTCTACTGAACTGATACTGAACATTCTTCATTCAGTTCCTCAGAGACAACACGAAAGTGTTCTTCTAAGTGAGAGGTTGAAGGGGTTTATCAAATGCCAGCAATTTTAAAAACCTTACAGGTATATCCATGGAAGCTAGTTATGCAATCGCAATCTCATAGAAGGTGCATAAACTTCAGTCTCAATAAACATTGTGTTCTGTTGCCTGTGACTAAttatttcctttctctctccaggATGTTTAATGTCATCCCAAGCTGCTTGTTGGTCAGAATAGTAATGAAGCCCATTTGCTGGAAGAGTGCAGAAATGCTTTACCTGTCTTGCTGGCAGAGGTCACTCTCCTTGTTCTCTGCCTCCTCCGATGACCTGAAGACATTCAGTATATGCAGGGTTTGGGTCACTGGCTAATCTTTACCATGGCCAAGCACTGTTACTCAAACTGACATTGATACATGTAGGCTTGTTGATGCCTGTGCCAGGCCTGCCTTGAGCCTTTAGCAGACATCTGCACTTTTCTATTGTACATTTTTGTCAGAGAATGGAATGCTTTCATTTCAGTAACCTGGTGTTAAACTCCCAAGCACATCCACATCTGGTACAGCACTATATGATGCAAAgtaacctcctctctgacctctacCCTTGACTGCAACACAGAGACATTGTACCATTTCTCTACGAGCATCCTCCTACAATTGAGGCTGCTGTGGGTAGTGTACTACTTATGGTTGTCATTTTTTAACAATAATACTGACGACAAaagctgcatttatatagctctAACTAATTGCTAAAAGTTCTAGAaaagctcaataggtctggcaaaATCTGTAAGTCCTTTGAGCCTATTCTGTCATTCattgacatcatggctgatcacagaGAAAAGTATTTATGATTTGAGTCCACCATGACTTCATAACTGCCAATCTTAATAGGCAAAAGTAGTTTGTGTGTACATTGCACCATCTTCTTTGAGGAAAGGGTCATAGAGACTCCTAATGCCTGTTTAACCTGCCATGTCTAATCAGAGTTGATCTGCCTTGTCTGTGTTTTTCAGCTAAGGATTGACAGCTAACACGTTCTGCTGCAGCTTTTTTCAAGTTTtgcttcctgtttcccagtcctgCTGAGCACAAGATGAAAGATTTTGGTTTCTTGACTATTTTAGCAATGTTTCTATAGCTCTTGAACTAAATCTAAGATTTTTTTAACCTCGCCTCCAAACTGAAGAGATAAAATACTCTTTCAAAAAAAACAGGAGGCCATTTGTGTATTTTTAGAACATTGCTGTAAAATAATGACAGGTTTTTTTAATGTTAATAAAGTAAGTATTTGTTTCCAAGTGTTTTAACTCCAGCTATCACGATCTTTGATGTGAGAAAGTTCTTGAATTTattagggtttttttttccccccctttTGGCAAGTGTTAGAAATTAGGCCTCCTCTTGTTCAAATATTTTCATTGTTCAGCTCTAACAGGAATGCAAATTTAATGTAATAATTTTTCACAGAACAAAATGTCCCTGGGCCCTTCAATGCAGATATAgtgaaagacaaaacaaaaatcaaaagatTGTCTATTTGTATGTCCTAATGCATTACTTTAAGTGTAGTCAACTGTTGGTAAATTAGGAAAACAGCAATCAACATAGAATTAATTTTAGCATAATAGTTTGCTTGAAGGGTAAATACTGCCCCAGGTTACCAGAGGAAAGTTCTGTTTTTCTTTGGGGGAAATGGAACAGCAGTGCACTGGAATGTCCATCCTAATTATGTGCAACTGAAGGTATAACTGTAAATAGGGAAGAGAAAATCAGGAATAGACAAAAGGCCAAAGGTGGAGGAATGCAGGAATCAGAGTTCTAGGGAGGATGAGGctatgatggaatttgaaaacCAGGACAATAACTGGATCTAGCAATTGAGATTGTGTGGATTTAAGAATAATTAAGCTGTCACTGGAAAAGGtgtggatttttacaacaatggttCTAGCATATTAGCATTCAACCCATCTCTGCTGGATAGGTAGTGGTTGCTGTTCTTCCATTTTCTCCAGGCAAGATAAGTGAGCTGCAACATTAACTTCTAAGGCAGGAATAGTTTTGAGTTGCTCTATACTTTCACACTTTGGAATATGTAATATTTAGGTTTTTAAGAAGTGAAATAAGTTAAGTTTCAAATCACTGTAGGCAACTAACCCATTAGGTAATCAAGTGAAATGAGATTGAGAAATCCCAGTGTAACTCACATTTGTTTGTAGCTGGCTCCAATAATGTGAAACCATAACCATGAAAGCATGTGTGGTGTATATTGCCACGCCAGTGGGGACAAGTTTAATATTTTATCTAGCTTCTGCCCACTTATGAACATGTTACAGCCGGTGGCTGTTGGAATACAATTAAAGAACACAGGActcaaatgcattttaatttagattaattttACAGTTTTCATATCATTCCACAGGGAAACCAGGCAAAACAGTGGAATAGAAATATTCCCATGCCACTACTTTTTATTAAGTTTTTCCTTCACAGTCTGATTGCTCCACAGTTCATGGCTTGGTAATCAGAGACTCCAGTGCCTCTGCCACCTGCTCAGAGTTTAAATTATCCAATGGTACATTTCTCTCTCTTCCAAACTCTAATGGGAGAGAAATAAAAGGAAACAGGCATCATAAGCATCTCAATGCAATTATCTCATTTACTGTAGAATTTGTGTTCAGTCAAGCAGTTTCAGTAAAGCATTGTACTTGGGGGAAATAGCAATAACACTACAGCTTTTGATTCACCTTGTACCTGCAGGATGTCTTCCTGTGTTTAGAGATTCGAAACAGCAGAAAAAAAAGGGACAACAGGGGATAACAACTTATTTTTAAAGCACTTTTTATGATCTCAATGTAACAATCTGCTTTACAACCAGCCTACTTTTAAACAGCATCTTTGtttcaaacatagaaaatacagcaaACAATTAGTGCACAATATTACAAAAATGTAATGAGATACTTGAGACATTTTTTGTTAGTGATGTTAGTTGGGGCAGGAGAAGATGATTGCAGTAATGTTACTGGATAATAATCTATAACCCCAGAGTAATACTGTAGCAACATGGACTGGAATAAGaccaggagtaggtcattcagcccttcaggcctgctTCCCCCATTCAATGTAATTATGGCTTATTTGATAAGCCTCAATCCACCTAGCTGCCTCTTCCCTAAAACCTTTGCAGATTAAATACATTTTGTATATTAagtgacccagcctcaacagcagtCTGTGGTAAAGATTTCATCAGATTCAGTACCCTCAGAAGACATTCCTCCCACCTCGATTTTAAATGGGTGATCCCTTATTCTCAGAGTATGCCCGCTGGTCCTAGACTCTACTAGAAGGAGAACCAACCTCTGTCTACTTGGTCACACCCCTAAGAATCTCCtatgcttcaataaggtcacctcatgTTCTAAATTCCAACATGAGGCCCATCCTACTCAATGTCGCCATACTtagaactgcctccaatgccagtacctTTCCTTAGAAAGTGGACCCAAAATTGTTCAGTATTCCAGCTGTTTACCTACTGCCTTGTATAATTTCAATCCTTTCTGCTTTTATAATCTATTCCCTTGTAAAAtaagacaacattccatttgcctttcctataaCCCATTGAACCTACCTGCTCACTTTTTGTGATCTATAcacaaggattcccaaatcccCCTCTGCTGgagctttctgcaatctttctccactTAGAAAATGTTCCACTCTCcgattcttcctgccaaagaccATAACTCCACATTTTACTTCATTTGTCAAGTTTTTAAATCCACTAATTTAACCTatctataatcactctgcagaTCGATagactcaccacttgccttctcaGATAATTTTGTGCCATTCACAGATGTGGCTTTAGTACATTCATTATCATCATCCATTTCATGAGTATATAGTGTAAATCATTGTGGCTCCAGCAATCATCTCTGTGGCACTGCAATAATTACAGGCCATCATCCTGAAGAGCACCTTTTCTGCAGTTATTTCCTTTCTTCACTTTGTCCCAAttatttagcaattttggaatgtTGTTGGAAGGTAAGGAGATAGTGATGGTGTTAACTACAATATGCAGGCAAAAATATTGAAGGTTGAGGGTTATTACTGCCAGAGAATAGAACACTTTGACAACTGCAAGTTTTAATATATTCACTACATATAAAGGATAGAACAATTAGGTTCAGTAAATACTGCAATCTTCATATTAATTTCAATAAATTATCCCCACCCCCAAAACTACTCATCATATAGAGTATATTTTTCTTCCACAGCAAGGTCTCCAAGGTAGACACTTGGTCAATACAGGACCACTCTGGGTTAGGTTCTACTTCAGGCTGGACTAATTTATCCAAACCCATTACATGTCGGACTGGTCAGCCTGGAGGAATTATTTACAGAAGCTTATAGTGGTGACCTTTTGGCCCATCGTATCTATACTGGCTCTGTGAAGGACCTATTTGATTAGTTTCATTAAAGTCAGATACAGAAAAGTACTCTAAAGCCACATCTTTTCACATTCCCCCATTCTGTATGGTTCCTTACCATATCGAGCCCACGCTTTAGACTGTACACCAGAACATTCACGGATTAgaatagggaattctggatttgCTTTCTTCAATGTCACGTAGTGCTGTTCGATGAAATCCCTGCATGAACCAAAACACCATCAGTAACTTAAGAGTTTTATGGAATCATGGTTATATAACACAGAACACATTGGATCCACAATACTCATGCTATGAAATTAGAATTATCCAACTAATCTTGGCCCCTGctgtttccttcattttcttttgaACATTACTATCGGATCAACTCCTTCATTCTCTTGCCATTGGAGGTagtattttaaagaaaatttgccactcccccacccccatcacctctGGCAGCTTTGTCAATTTTATATCTACCTTGAAACTTTGTTTTGAGGGGGTTTAAAATACCATAACACCAACATTGTGCTCAAGAGCACACAGCGTTTTCCCCCCATGCATTGAAAACCACAAGGAGATAGGTTCAAAAATTACTAGCACTCACTTCACGAGAAGGCAACTGGTGAAAGGTTAGTTACAATCAGAAATGAGTTACGTAAATTCATGACTCCAAATAGTGCACCAGCTTGTCTGCAAACCTTTGGATTAAGCCCATCACACCAAAACTGAGCTAATAATCTTGGCTGAAACTCAAGGTCTGCATTGTAAAAGCTGCTGCATTCAACATTCCTATATTAACTGGAGGCTCCATCTGTCAGTTCTGGTAAAACAGCACCAATTAGAAAAGCTGGCAATTCTGCAGTGCCTGGGCAAGAGTCCTTCCTTAGCTAATATCGCAAGAAAAGAGATGATCTCTTCGTTGTTGGCCTGTCATTACTGAAGTGGAATGGCTGCCAACCTTATCGACACAATACAATGGAAAACCAAACAAATAAAGCACTGAGAATtataagaaagtgaggactgtgcttttctagcaccacacttattGACTTTGAGAATTACGCCAAATGTATTAAGGATCTCCTTTCAAAAGCAGGCTACTATTgtacaaaagaattaaacatgcTAATCTGAGAGTTCCAGATACACAAATGAACATAATATCATTTGAGAACTTGGATTCTAAAATAGAGGAAAACATGCTTCACTTTTTCAGTTATTAAATC of the Hemiscyllium ocellatum isolate sHemOce1 chromosome 16, sHemOce1.pat.X.cur, whole genome shotgun sequence genome contains:
- the ndufa2 gene encoding NADH dehydrogenase [ubiquinone] 1 alpha subcomplex subunit 2; protein product: MAAATAVVRGIGSKLSQNLRELRIHLCQSSAASKGTRDFIEQHYVTLKKANPEFPILIRECSGVQSKAWARYEFGRERNVPLDNLNSEQVAEALESLITKP